One stretch of Planococcus sp. PAMC 21323 DNA includes these proteins:
- a CDS encoding ABC transporter permease: protein MKRYLLQRIGFMLLTLFIIVTATFFLMQLLPGTPFTNPEKLTDSQLAILNAKYGLDQPVAMQYIQYIGNLLQGDLGYSFQHEGRTVTSMISDRIGPSAFIGLQALVFGAIVGLLLGIVSALKHNSILDYGSVTLAVLGMSIPSFVFAALLQYYVGVKLGWLPVALWEGYSSTLLPSIALSVTVTATVARFIRSEMLEVIGQDYIITARAKGLKENQVIVKHVIRNALIPVVTMLGPLAVSIMTGTLVIEKIFAVPGLGEQFTLSILVLDYSVIMGITIFYSALFIFVVFVVDIVYSLLDPRINYKGGAA, encoded by the coding sequence ATGAAACGTTATTTACTGCAGCGAATTGGCTTTATGCTTCTTACACTTTTCATAATTGTGACAGCAACATTTTTCTTAATGCAGCTATTACCAGGTACACCGTTTACCAATCCTGAAAAATTAACCGATAGCCAATTGGCGATTTTGAATGCCAAATATGGACTAGACCAACCAGTTGCCATGCAATACATACAATACATTGGAAACTTGCTTCAAGGGGACTTAGGATATTCGTTCCAGCACGAAGGACGGACCGTTACAAGCATGATCAGTGACCGTATTGGGCCATCTGCGTTTATTGGCTTACAAGCATTAGTATTTGGTGCCATTGTTGGTCTGTTACTTGGAATTGTTTCTGCTTTAAAACATAACTCTATTTTGGATTATGGTTCTGTGACATTGGCCGTACTAGGAATGTCGATTCCGTCATTTGTCTTTGCGGCGTTGTTGCAGTATTATGTGGGCGTTAAATTAGGCTGGTTGCCTGTTGCCTTATGGGAAGGCTACTCCAGTACGCTATTACCATCCATCGCTTTATCGGTGACCGTCACAGCGACTGTTGCCCGGTTTATCCGCAGTGAGATGCTTGAAGTAATCGGACAAGATTACATCATCACGGCTAGAGCAAAAGGATTAAAAGAAAACCAAGTAATCGTCAAGCACGTCATCCGCAATGCGCTTATTCCGGTAGTGACTATGCTTGGTCCACTAGCTGTATCGATCATGACGGGGACGTTAGTTATTGAAAAAATCTTTGCTGTGCCTGGACTGGGTGAACAATTTACGTTATCGATCTTAGTGCTTGATTATAGCGTAATTATGGGGATTACCATTTTCTATAGTGCATTATTTATTTTCGTCGTCTTTGTTGTCGATATTGTCTATAGCCTATTAGATCCACGCATCAATTATAAAGGGGGAGCAGCATGA
- a CDS encoding peptide ABC transporter substrate-binding protein produces MWRNRKTQIFMVMIAFVLFLAGCNFNSSDSSKEESGGSEGDAGQVLNISTTADIPTLDSTKAHDGIAFTVLNNVNEGLYRQDENHEPIEALVTEHTENEDKTVHTFTLRDSNWSNGDPVTAQDFEYAWKRVMKDASPYNFMFVTAGIKNAEAIMNEEMDAEDLGVKAIDEKTLEVTLEAANPLFQSLMTFPTFLPQNQKFVEEQGDQYALEAENILFNGPFTLVDWTHEQGWKYEKNADYWDADAVKLDTINAYVVKDPAAGINLYETNKVDRIVLSSEAVDQNKDDENFETILEPEILFLRFNHTHPVLGNENIRKAVNMAIDKKSLTEVILKNGSTPLNGVVPKGFFKSPAGEDFRDINGDFNTGTVEEAQKLWEQGLKETGATDVTVSINIADSEDHKKVAEYIQAQLEDNLPGFKLDIKAVPFAQRLEIEKAIEYDLSLSSWGPDYSDPMTYLDMWLEGGSANRMDYSNEKIQELVASARTETDLEKRYQMLLDIEKVLLEEDAAIAPLYQDGTAVLMRSKIKNLLVHPTGASFSYKWVTIEE; encoded by the coding sequence ATGTGGAGAAATAGAAAAACGCAAATTTTCATGGTCATGATTGCATTTGTTTTATTCTTAGCAGGTTGTAACTTTAACTCTTCGGATAGCTCGAAAGAAGAAAGTGGCGGCTCAGAAGGAGATGCTGGACAAGTATTAAATATCTCAACAACAGCAGACATCCCTACTTTAGATTCTACAAAAGCACATGACGGCATTGCCTTTACGGTACTGAATAACGTTAATGAAGGTCTTTATCGTCAAGATGAAAACCACGAACCAATCGAAGCTTTAGTAACAGAACATACAGAGAACGAGGACAAAACTGTCCATACATTTACATTGCGCGATTCAAACTGGAGTAACGGAGATCCTGTTACGGCACAAGATTTCGAATACGCTTGGAAACGTGTAATGAAAGATGCAAGCCCTTATAATTTCATGTTTGTAACAGCGGGTATCAAAAACGCTGAAGCCATAATGAACGAAGAAATGGATGCAGAAGACTTAGGAGTTAAAGCAATTGACGAGAAGACATTGGAAGTGACATTAGAAGCAGCAAACCCATTGTTCCAATCGTTAATGACGTTCCCAACATTTTTGCCTCAAAATCAAAAATTTGTTGAAGAACAAGGCGATCAATATGCACTAGAAGCAGAAAACATCCTGTTCAACGGACCATTCACTTTAGTGGACTGGACGCATGAACAAGGTTGGAAATATGAAAAGAATGCTGACTACTGGGATGCAGATGCAGTTAAGTTAGATACGATCAATGCATACGTTGTAAAAGACCCAGCAGCTGGTATCAACCTTTACGAAACAAACAAAGTTGACCGTATCGTGTTAAGTTCAGAAGCGGTTGATCAAAACAAAGACGATGAAAACTTTGAAACTATTTTAGAGCCAGAAATTCTTTTCCTACGCTTTAACCATACTCACCCGGTATTAGGAAATGAAAATATTCGTAAAGCTGTTAACATGGCAATCGACAAAAAAAGTTTAACAGAAGTTATTTTGAAGAATGGATCAACGCCATTAAATGGTGTCGTTCCAAAAGGATTCTTTAAATCTCCAGCGGGCGAAGATTTCCGTGACATAAACGGAGATTTTAACACCGGCACAGTTGAAGAAGCACAGAAACTGTGGGAACAAGGACTTAAAGAAACTGGAGCTACAGATGTGACAGTCTCAATCAACATTGCAGACTCAGAAGATCATAAAAAAGTAGCTGAGTATATTCAAGCACAATTAGAAGACAACCTTCCAGGATTCAAATTAGACATTAAAGCCGTTCCATTCGCTCAACGTCTAGAAATCGAAAAAGCAATTGAATATGATCTATCTCTATCTTCATGGGGACCCGATTACAGCGATCCAATGACTTACTTGGATATGTGGTTAGAAGGTGGATCGGCTAACCGTATGGATTATTCAAATGAAAAAATTCAAGAATTAGTCGCATCAGCAAGAACGGAAACGGATCTTGAAAAACGTTACCAAATGTTATTGGACATTGAAAAAGTCTTGCTAGAAGAAGATGCAGCAATCGCACCTCTTTACCAAGATGGAACAGCAGTATTAATGAGAAGCAAAATTAAAAATCTATTAGTGCACCCAACAGGCGCTTCATTCTCTTACAAATGGGTGACGATCGAAGAATAA
- a CDS encoding DUF3899 domain-containing protein, with amino-acid sequence MNFKLILFFVSLSISFVLPFLLYEQWTLATWFDALFLIGLLLMMIYSGMILIEGEFFSAFLKSTRNFFAKTNKKDQLIRESEKRSLESVSFRREFPHRSAFLQIGLLFSIGSLLVSSAIYFLS; translated from the coding sequence ATGAATTTTAAGCTTATTTTGTTTTTCGTTTCATTAAGCATCTCCTTTGTTTTGCCGTTCCTTCTATATGAGCAATGGACTCTCGCAACTTGGTTCGACGCTTTATTTTTGATAGGACTTCTATTGATGATGATTTATTCGGGGATGATATTGATTGAAGGTGAGTTTTTTTCAGCGTTTTTAAAAAGCACTAGAAACTTTTTTGCAAAAACAAATAAAAAAGATCAACTTATTCGAGAAAGTGAAAAACGTTCGTTAGAATCCGTAAGTTTTCGCAGAGAATTTCCTCACCGCTCAGCTTTTTTACAAATAGGACTCCTTTTTTCCATTGGTAGCTTACTCGTTTCTTCCGCTATCTATTTCTTGAGTTAG